The following coding sequences lie in one Populus nigra chromosome 15, ddPopNigr1.1, whole genome shotgun sequence genomic window:
- the LOC133673960 gene encoding FCS-Like Zinc finger 14-like — MSQFGLKMETKRPRITLSLFTTLTETFSMANKSPRNFKNGGSAVGLGIVAAMDESDKVSDFALSPRSSPVPVVSLKKPASCFKEGGIGVWNFDKGGVVVDENDESYTCVISHVGNNVIKKSVYYDDKVCVDSVSWFDVGSGLLYAASPPVMMPNDVAAAERREFWSKDFLSSCHLCKKLLEGLDIFMYRGENAFCSPECRDKHIRIEDFKEKSGSEARNKQECSVTPCSSPLLFFAGVAAA; from the exons ATGTCTCAGTTTGGTCTGAAAATGGAGACAAAGAGGCCAAGAATCACTCTTTCTTTGTTTACAACCTTAACTGAGACCTTTTCAATGGCTAACAAATCACCTAGGAATTTTAAGAATGGTGGTAGTGCTGTTGGGTTGGGAATTGTTGCTGCAATGGATGAGTCTGATAAAGTCTCTGACTTTGCTTTGTCACCAAGATCCAGTCCTGTCCCTGTTGTTTCATTGAAGAAACCTGCTTCATGTTTCAAAGAAGGAGGCATTGGGGTGTGGAATTTTGATAAAGGTGGTGTTGTTGTTGATGAGAATGATGAGAGTTATACTTGTGTGATTTCTCATGTTGGGAATAATGTTATTAAGAAGAGTGTTTATTATGATGATAAGGTTTGTGTTGATTCAGTGAGTTGGTTTGATGTTGGTTCTGGACTGCTTTATGCTGCTTCACCACCTGTGATGATGCCCAATGATGTTGCTGCTGCTGAAAGGAGGGAGTTTTGGAGCAAGGATTTCTTGAGTTCTTGCCATCTCTGCAAGAAGCTGCTTGAGGGGCTGGACATTTTCATGTACAG GGGTGAAAATGCATTTTGCAGTCCAGAGTGCCGCGATAAACATATCAGAATTGAAGATTTCAAGGAGAAGTCTGGGTCTGAAGCTCGGAACAAACAAGAGTGCTCTGTAACGCCCTGCTCCTCTCCTCTGTTATTTTTTGCTGGAGTAGCTGCAGCATAG